The window ACCAAAATCGTATCGGGGTCCTGTCGCAAAATCGCTCGCAAACAGGCGGCGAACGTGACACCGACGTCGCTGTCGATCGGAATCTGGATGATGCCGTCGATGTCATACTCGATCGGATCCTCGGTCGTCATCAATTTGTCTTGGATGTCATTCAATTCGGTCAGTGCCGAATACAGCGTCGTCGTCTTTCCGCTTCCCGTTGGCCCGGTGACCAAGATGATCCCGTTGGGCCGATCAATCGCGCTGCGGAAATTCGCGATGGTCGCATCATCCATCCCAACATTCTCGAGCGACAAGTTCACGACGCTTCGGTCGAGCACCCGCATAACAACGCTTTCACCAAAAATGGTCGGCAACACGCTGACGCGAAGGTCCACGGGGTGACCGCCGACCATCAATTCGATTCGTCCGTCTTGCGGCATCCGCCGTTCGGCAATGTCCAAGCTTGCCATCACCTTGATTCGCGTGGTGATCGCAAACGCCAAGTGACGTGGCGGGGGCACCATTTCGTACAAAACCCCCTCGGCCTTGATCCGAATTCGAAACTCGTCCTCGAACGGTTCAAAGTGAATGTCACTGGCATGATCTTTAATGGCCAACAACATCACCATGTTGAGCAGCTTGCGAACCGGCGCCGAATCGGCCAACGCCTCGGCATCGGTGATGTTGAACTTTTCCGTTTCGAGTGCCGAGATCACCCGTTTGAGTTCCTCGTCATTGGCCAGTTCCGCGACCAATTTCTCGACGCTTTCGGCGGCGCTGTCAAAGTGCTTGGTGATCGCCTGCAACACATCGCGTTCGGTCGCCACGACCATCGCAATGTCGTACCCCAAGAAGGTCCGCAACTCGTCTTGAATCGTCAAATTCTGTGGGTCACAGGTCGCCACGGTTAAGCGATTCAAATCCTCATCGAACTGGATCGGCACGACCCGGTACAATTGGGCCATCGTTTCCGAGATTTTCGCCAACACTTCTTCCGGAATGTTGGCTTCCTCGAGCGACACCGTTTGCATCGCCATCTGCTCGCCGAGCGCTTGAATCAACTGCTCGTCGGTGATCAGCTGCATGTCTTCGGCGATCTTGCCGAACAACGATCCAGGCTGTTGTTCCTGTTCTTCGAGTACGATCTCCAGCTGCTCGTCGGTGAGAAAACCGAGGTCAACGAGGATCTGTCCGATTCGACGTGGGGCCATGCTACTTGTCGTCTTCAGGAATAGGGATCGGGTTGTCGCCACCGCCGTGACGGAATTGAACGATACGTTTTGCCAAGTCATCCGGCCGGTGCGCTTTCGACAAAGCATCTTCGACCGTGATCTTCTCTTCCTTCCAGTGGCTAAACAGAGCATCATCCATTAATTGCATTCCGAACTTGGCACCGGTTTGCATCGAACTGTTAATACGAAACGTCTTGTTCTCGCGAATCAGGTTGGCAATCCCTGGCGTCACCACCAACACTTCGTAGGCCGCAACTCGACCGCCACCAATCCGCGGGATGAGCGTTTGAGCCACCACACCGATCAACGTGCTGGCGAGCTGCGTTCGGATCTGGTCCTGCAAGTTGCCGGGGAACGCGTCGATGATTCGGTTGACCGTGCCCTGAGCACTGTTGGTGTGCAAGGTCCCAAAAACAACGTGGCCCGTTTCCGCCGCACTGATCGCGGCTTCGATCGTTTCCAAGTCGCGAAGCTCGCCGACCAGAATCACGTCCGGGTCTTGCCGCAACGCTCGCCGAATCGCCTCGGAGAAACTCGGCACGTCCACTCCCACTTCGCGCTGGTTGATCGTGCTCTCAATGTGGTCGTGGTAAAACTCGATCGGGTCTTCGATCGTAATGATATGGTGGTCGACCGTCTCGTTGAGCAGATTGACCAAACTGGCCAGCGTCGTACTTTTCCCCGAACCGGTCGGCCCCGTCACCAGAAACAATCCACGCGGACGATGAATCAATTTGACGACAACCTCAGGCAAACCGAGTTGCTCTGGGGTCAATTTGTCATTGGGAATCTGCCGCAGCACCATGGAGATGAAACCACGCTGCTTGAAGACCGACACGCGGAATCGTGCCAGCTCGCCGAAGGCAAAACCAAAGTCGGCACCCCCCGATTCTTGAAGCTCTCGTTGACAGCGTTCTGGGGTGATGCTCTTCATCAATCCCACCGCATCTTCCGCCTCAAGTGTCTTTGTGTCCAGCTTTCGCATTCGCCCGTGCAAACGGAAAACGGGCGGCTGGCCGACCACGATATGGATATCGCTCGCACCTTGCTTGATCGCGGCGTGCAGAAGCTTGTCAATTAAGAGGGTGGCCAACGGAGGACTCCCGAAAGGCTTATTTATGAGACGAGATGAGTCGCCACGCGATGTGGCGTAATTGTGCCGGCACCCCCATTATCTCCGCCTAACGCGAATAATCCAAGGAAAGATGCGAATTTGCCGCAAAAGGCTCCAAATTTGCATGGGCTCGGCCACGGGGCAATTCACCACCGGTGGCATGCGATCGACAGGGGTGCGACCACCACCCGATTCGGGGTCGCGACGCCGGATTCGGGAGCTGCCTAGGCGGGCCACCCCGATCCTGCTCGGTCCATCACGGGCTCGTTTCGAAGACATCCGAGCCCTCGCTTTGCCAGCGGAACCGGGGTCTACAACGATGCCAAATCCTTGACAATGTGCTGCAGGGCCAAATCCTCTTGCTCGGTCCGTTTTGCCACCCGATAGACCTCTTCAAAGGTCGTGATTCCGCGGATGACCTTCAACATCCCATCGGCGTAAAGCGTTGACATACCGTTTTTTATGGCTTCGGTTCGGATCACGTTGGTATCTTTTCCCTTGAACATCAACTCGCGTAAACGGTTGTTCACAAGCATCAGCTCGTAGATACCGATTCGACCCCGGTATCCCTTGCGGCCACAATACGGACATCCCTTGCCTCGAGCGAACTCGGCCTGCTTGACCATCTCGGGTGGCAAGCCCGAATCTTTGATCACGCTTTCGGACGGCTGGTACCTCACCTTACAGCGGGGGCAGATCGTCCTCACCAAGCGCTGAGCCAAGACCGCAATCACACTACTTGCGACCATATATCCAGGTACACCTATGTCAACCATTCGTGATATAGCACTGGGCGCATCGTTCGTGTGCAGCGTACTGAATACCAGGTGTCCTGTTAATGAAGCCTGGATTCCCATCGATG of the Novipirellula artificiosorum genome contains:
- a CDS encoding GspE/PulE family protein is translated as MAPRRIGQILVDLGFLTDEQLEIVLEEQEQQPGSLFGKIAEDMQLITDEQLIQALGEQMAMQTVSLEEANIPEEVLAKISETMAQLYRVVPIQFDEDLNRLTVATCDPQNLTIQDELRTFLGYDIAMVVATERDVLQAITKHFDSAAESVEKLVAELANDEELKRVISALETEKFNITDAEALADSAPVRKLLNMVMLLAIKDHASDIHFEPFEDEFRIRIKAEGVLYEMVPPPRHLAFAITTRIKVMASLDIAERRMPQDGRIELMVGGHPVDLRVSVLPTIFGESVVMRVLDRSVVNLSLENVGMDDATIANFRSAIDRPNGIILVTGPTGSGKTTTLYSALTELNDIQDKLMTTEDPIEYDIDGIIQIPIDSDVGVTFAACLRAILRQDPDTILVGEIRDLETAEIAIQASLTGHLVFSTLHTNSAAATVTRLKDMGIQAFMICATVEAILAQRLVRRICTKCREETRVSSDMLFDLRLDRDEIADKKFFKGTGCDACNNTGYKGRIALFELMIMNDTIREMVMVNASTDELRDEAQKNGMIPLREYGMALACDGITTLDEVIRETVEE
- a CDS encoding type IV pilus twitching motility protein PilT, with amino-acid sequence MATLLIDKLLHAAIKQGASDIHIVVGQPPVFRLHGRMRKLDTKTLEAEDAVGLMKSITPERCQRELQESGGADFGFAFGELARFRVSVFKQRGFISMVLRQIPNDKLTPEQLGLPEVVVKLIHRPRGLFLVTGPTGSGKSTTLASLVNLLNETVDHHIITIEDPIEFYHDHIESTINQREVGVDVPSFSEAIRRALRQDPDVILVGELRDLETIEAAISAAETGHVVFGTLHTNSAQGTVNRIIDAFPGNLQDQIRTQLASTLIGVVAQTLIPRIGGGRVAAYEVLVVTPGIANLIRENKTFRINSSMQTGAKFGMQLMDDALFSHWKEEKITVEDALSKAHRPDDLAKRIVQFRHGGGDNPIPIPEDDK